A genomic stretch from Desulfonispora thiosulfatigenes DSM 11270 includes:
- a CDS encoding spore maturation protein, with translation MVEIFINEVSKWMIPIIITFIPVYAYVKGIKVYEVFIEGAEDGFKIAIKLIPYLVAMLVAVGIFRNSGAMEMFVEILKPVTSIFNIPGEILPLALMRPFSGGASLGIATELINTYGADSIIGRIASTMQGSSDTTFFVLAVYFGSVGIKKYRHAPWVGLTADLTTFLVSVYIVNKVF, from the coding sequence ATGGTAGAAATATTTATTAATGAAGTCTCAAAATGGATGATTCCAATTATAATCACATTTATCCCTGTTTATGCATATGTAAAAGGCATTAAGGTGTATGAGGTGTTTATAGAAGGAGCAGAAGATGGATTTAAAATTGCAATTAAGTTAATACCTTATTTAGTTGCAATGTTAGTTGCCGTTGGGATATTTAGAAACTCAGGAGCTATGGAAATGTTTGTAGAAATATTGAAACCTGTTACAAGTATTTTCAATATTCCTGGTGAAATACTGCCACTTGCTTTAATGAGGCCTTTTTCGGGTGGTGCATCTTTAGGAATTGCTACAGAATTAATTAACACATATGGTGCTGATTCAATAATTGGACGGATAGCTTCAACAATGCAAGGTAGCTCAGACACGACATTTTTTGTGTTAGCTGTTTATTTTGGTTCTGTAGGAATAAAAAAATATCGCCATGCTCCTTGGGTAGGGTTAACAGCTGATTTGACAACATTCCTAGTATCGGTTTATATTGTAAATAAAGTTTTTTAA
- a CDS encoding (Fe-S)-binding protein, producing MALYTSLEAVKDEIAKCMKCGNCQAVCPIYLEERIEGTVARGKIKLVETLLDNKLEVNEEYAKKLDLCLTCKACSVNCPCGVQVDKIILGARAEIARRKGISPIKKLIFKGLENQKLLNVGAKAGGFFQGIVFKKHKTLSGAHPRFPFGLDLRRIIPNLATTPLRDKLPEVNKVKNPVKKVAFFTGCTMNYAYIDVGEALVNVLLKNNIEVIIPKNQHCCGTPILTSGDAETATKMAKSHIDIFSALDVDKIITGCGSCGMTFNKNYLDLLEAEPEYYEKAKKIAAKVIDISDFLMTEIDIDKSKLGKVDMKVTYHDPCHLNRGMGVKNPPREIIKSIPGIDFIEMKNADRCCGGAGSFTLSHYELSMNIHKHKVDSIKDTKAEAVITACPACMMQITDGMNRFELELPIYHIIQLLDMSYKAK from the coding sequence ATGGCATTGTATACTTCCCTAGAAGCTGTAAAAGATGAAATTGCTAAATGCATGAAATGTGGTAATTGTCAAGCAGTTTGTCCTATATACCTAGAAGAACGTATAGAAGGCACAGTGGCACGGGGAAAAATAAAACTAGTAGAGACACTTTTAGATAATAAATTAGAGGTAAATGAAGAGTATGCTAAAAAGTTAGATTTATGTTTAACTTGTAAAGCATGTTCGGTTAATTGTCCTTGTGGCGTTCAAGTTGATAAAATTATTTTAGGTGCGAGAGCAGAAATTGCTCGTAGAAAAGGCATTTCACCTATTAAAAAACTTATTTTTAAAGGCTTAGAAAATCAAAAATTATTAAATGTTGGTGCAAAAGCGGGAGGCTTCTTTCAAGGCATAGTTTTTAAAAAACATAAGACTTTAAGTGGAGCTCATCCAAGATTCCCATTTGGTTTAGATCTTAGAAGGATAATTCCAAACCTTGCAACTACACCACTTAGAGACAAACTACCTGAAGTAAATAAAGTAAAAAATCCTGTAAAAAAAGTTGCATTTTTTACAGGTTGTACTATGAATTATGCTTATATAGATGTTGGCGAAGCTTTAGTAAATGTTTTGTTAAAAAACAACATTGAAGTAATTATTCCTAAAAATCAACATTGTTGTGGTACTCCTATTTTAACCAGTGGAGATGCAGAAACTGCAACAAAAATGGCTAAATCACACATTGATATTTTTAGTGCTCTAGATGTTGATAAAATAATTACAGGATGTGGATCATGTGGAATGACTTTTAACAAAAATTATCTGGACTTATTAGAAGCAGAGCCAGAATATTACGAAAAGGCTAAGAAGATAGCCGCTAAAGTTATAGATATCTCAGACTTTTTAATGACAGAAATTGATATAGATAAATCAAAACTAGGAAAAGTAGATATGAAGGTAACATATCATGATCCATGTCATTTAAATAGAGGAATGGGAGTTAAAAATCCACCACGTGAAATAATTAAATCAATACCTGGAATAGATTTTATCGAAATGAAAAATGCTGATCGCTGTTGCGGTGGCGCAGGATCCTTTACTTTATCTCATTATGAATTATCGATGAATATTCATAAACATAAAGTAGATTCTATTAAAGATACTAAAGCAGAAGCAGTAATAACGGCATGTCCTGCATGTATGATGCAGATTACTGATGGTATGAACCGCTTTGAACTAGAATTACCGATATATCATATCATTCAACTTCTTGATATGTCATATAAAGCAAAATAA
- a CDS encoding nucleoside recognition domain-containing protein — protein MINIIWLGLIVIGTLVACFNGQPEIITDSALKAANLGVKYSFDLIGLMTFWLGIMKLGEKSGLIDNLAKILRPITKILFPSIPKDHPAMGSILLNISANILGLGNAATPFGLKAMQELQSLNNNSDRASDAMITFLAVNTSCIVIIPATIIGVRLAAGSANPTEIVGTTIIATSVGMTVSLTMDKILRYFTRKD, from the coding sequence TTGATAAATATAATTTGGTTAGGACTTATTGTAATTGGAACATTAGTAGCATGTTTTAACGGACAACCAGAAATTATAACTGATTCAGCTTTAAAGGCTGCAAATCTGGGAGTTAAATACTCTTTTGATTTAATTGGTTTAATGACCTTCTGGCTAGGAATTATGAAATTAGGTGAAAAATCTGGATTAATAGATAATTTAGCTAAGATTTTAAGACCTATTACAAAAATATTATTTCCGAGTATACCTAAAGATCATCCTGCTATGGGTTCAATTTTATTAAACATTAGTGCAAATATCTTAGGATTAGGAAATGCTGCCACTCCCTTTGGTTTAAAGGCAATGCAAGAGTTACAAAGTCTTAATAATAACTCTGATAGAGCTAGTGATGCTATGATTACATTTTTAGCAGTTAACACTTCCTGCATTGTAATTATACCAGCTACAATTATAGGTGTTAGATTAGCTGCAGGATCGGCAAATCCAACTGAAATTGTAGGAACAACAATCATTGCAACCTCCGTTGGAATGACTGTGTCATTAACTATGGACAAAATTCTACGATATTTTACGAGAAAGGATTGA
- the scpB gene encoding SMC-Scp complex subunit ScpB: MLFFSEKIIAAIECVLFASNEPLKIEQICEIVKIKKHEAIAILEDMIAQYNHESHGFYLSKIAGGYQFITKPEYFNYVEKLYKPKLSTLSTQALETLSIIAYKQPVTKSEIEIIRGVKVDKTINTLMEKKLIKEDGRKDVIGKPILYSTTKDFLRYFGLETINQLPPLQDKSCND; this comes from the coding sequence ATGTTGTTTTTCTCTGAAAAAATTATAGCAGCTATAGAATGTGTCCTATTTGCAAGTAATGAACCTCTTAAAATTGAACAAATATGTGAAATTGTAAAAATTAAGAAACATGAAGCAATTGCTATACTTGAAGATATGATAGCTCAATATAATCATGAATCTCATGGTTTTTATCTAAGTAAGATTGCAGGGGGATATCAATTTATAACAAAGCCAGAATATTTTAATTATGTTGAAAAGTTATATAAACCAAAATTAAGCACATTATCTACGCAGGCCCTAGAAACATTATCTATCATTGCCTATAAACAACCAGTAACAAAGAGTGAAATAGAGATAATTAGGGGCGTAAAGGTTGATAAGACAATCAATACTTTAATGGAAAAAAAATTAATTAAAGAAGATGGACGAAAAGATGTAATTGGAAAACCGATATTATATAGTACTACAAAGGATTTTTTAAGGTATTTTGGCCTAGAAACTATCAATCAATTACCACCACTTCAAGATAAATCATGTAATGATTAA
- the cmk gene encoding (d)CMP kinase, which produces MEKIQVTIDGPAGAGKSSVSKILAQRLGYVYIDTGAMYRTLTYSAIKEKVDFSDIDSIIKLLTSIEINFGLDQETGTQKVFCNDQDVTDLIRSPEVNQKVSIIAAILEVRNIMVLRQREIAQNNNVVMDGRDIGTVVLPNAKYKFYLTASLEERAKRRAKELEAKGYKIDLEKLIVEIKTRDNMDTQREYSPLKPASDAIIIDSSKINLEQVIGSIINYIKEDDINVL; this is translated from the coding sequence TTGGAAAAGATACAAGTAACAATTGATGGTCCAGCAGGAGCAGGAAAAAGTTCAGTTTCTAAAATACTAGCTCAAAGATTGGGTTATGTATATATCGATACAGGTGCAATGTATCGCACTTTAACCTATTCTGCTATAAAAGAGAAAGTTGATTTTTCTGATATTGATTCCATTATCAAATTACTTACATCAATTGAAATTAATTTTGGTTTAGATCAAGAAACAGGCACGCAAAAAGTTTTTTGTAATGATCAGGATGTTACGGATTTAATAAGGTCTCCCGAAGTAAACCAAAAGGTATCTATTATAGCTGCCATATTAGAAGTAAGAAATATAATGGTTTTACGTCAAAGAGAAATTGCTCAAAATAATAATGTAGTTATGGACGGTAGGGATATAGGCACTGTAGTTTTACCTAATGCTAAATATAAATTTTATTTAACTGCTTCCTTAGAAGAAAGAGCAAAAAGAAGGGCAAAAGAACTTGAAGCAAAGGGTTATAAAATTGATTTAGAAAAATTAATTGTAGAAATTAAAACACGTGATAATATGGATACCCAAAGAGAATATAGTCCCTTAAAACCTGCAAGTGATGCAATTATAATAGATAGTAGTAAAATTAATCTAGAACAGGTAATAGGATCTATTATTAATTACATTAAAGAGGACGACATAAATGTTTTATAA
- a CDS encoding NAD(P)/FAD-dependent oxidoreductase: MSEKVDVIVIGAGAGGMMAAGRAAERGAKVILIEKNSILGKKLLITGKGRCNVTNDTDIEDIISNFPGNGRFLYSPLYTFTNLDVMNFFTNLGVKLKTERGGRVFPVSDKAKDIVKALEKYLQLGKVKVIKNSKVEEIISENGGAKIVHLEGGEKIKAPQVIIATGGLSYPGTGSTGDGYLWSEKLGHKIVTPKPSLIPLITKESWIEDLQGLSLKNITISLNDRNGKKIAQDFGEMIFTHYGVSGPVVLSISRKAVLYWEKNSKPLNMSIDLKPALSIEKLDLRLQRDFEKYCNKDFRNGLNDLLPQRLIPIVIMLAKIDPYKKINLITKEERQNLNYVIKNLKLTATGTRPISEAIVTKGGVNVKEINPHTMESKKINGLFFCGEIIDIDGYTGGYNLQAAFSTGYLAGENISIYE, translated from the coding sequence ATGTCAGAAAAAGTAGATGTTATTGTAATAGGAGCAGGGGCTGGTGGAATGATGGCTGCTGGCAGAGCAGCGGAGCGTGGTGCTAAGGTAATTCTCATTGAAAAAAATAGTATATTAGGAAAAAAGTTATTAATAACCGGAAAAGGACGTTGTAATGTAACCAATGATACAGATATAGAAGATATAATAAGTAATTTCCCAGGAAATGGAAGGTTTTTATATAGTCCACTTTATACTTTTACAAATTTAGATGTAATGAATTTTTTTACTAATTTAGGTGTAAAACTGAAAACAGAAAGAGGTGGAAGAGTTTTTCCTGTGTCTGATAAAGCAAAAGATATAGTTAAAGCTTTAGAAAAATATTTACAGCTAGGAAAAGTAAAGGTAATTAAAAATAGCAAGGTAGAAGAAATTATTAGTGAAAATGGTGGAGCTAAAATTGTTCACTTAGAAGGTGGAGAAAAAATTAAAGCACCTCAAGTTATTATCGCGACAGGTGGACTATCATATCCTGGAACAGGTTCGACTGGAGATGGCTATTTATGGAGTGAAAAGCTAGGTCACAAAATCGTTACTCCAAAACCTTCTTTGATACCTCTTATAACTAAAGAAAGTTGGATAGAAGATTTACAGGGCTTAAGTTTAAAAAATATTACGATCTCTTTAAATGATAGAAACGGTAAAAAAATTGCCCAAGACTTTGGAGAAATGATCTTTACACATTATGGTGTCTCTGGGCCTGTAGTATTATCTATAAGTCGTAAGGCTGTTTTATACTGGGAAAAAAACTCAAAACCGTTAAATATGTCTATCGACTTAAAACCTGCTTTAAGTATAGAAAAATTAGATTTGAGATTACAAAGGGATTTTGAGAAATATTGTAATAAGGATTTCAGAAATGGACTTAATGATTTATTACCACAAAGATTAATTCCAATAGTTATAATGCTTGCTAAGATAGACCCCTATAAAAAAATAAACTTAATTACAAAAGAAGAAAGACAAAATTTAAATTATGTAATTAAAAATTTGAAGTTAACTGCGACAGGTACTAGACCTATCAGTGAGGCTATTGTTACTAAAGGTGGCGTTAATGTCAAAGAAATAAATCCACATACCATGGAATCTAAAAAAATTAATGGATTATTCTTTTGTGGAGAAATAATAGATATTGATGGATATACTGGAGGATATAATTTGCAAGCAGCCTTTTCGACAGGATATTTAGCAGGAGAAAATATTTCTATTTATGAATAA
- a CDS encoding L-lactate permease, which yields MFAFMAFLPILVTIILMVGFNWAAKKALPLAWLLAAIIALTMWKMNLISVLGYSIFGLFKALDVLIIIFGAILILNTLKQSGAMATINNGFNGITKDRRIQAVIIGWMFGAFIEGAAGFGTPAALAGPLLVGLGFPPLAAAMVALIFNSTPVTFGAVGTPVYGSMGTIGATLEGMGASPETFKMVLSMWSAIPHGIVGTFIPLLGLCLLTKFFGKERSIKPALEAAPFAIFAGLAFVIPYIITAALLGPEFPSLVGAIIGLPIVLFAAQSGFLVPKKTWDFPDKSEWEEDWKSVIDTGDIGESKMSLFKAWIPYVLIALILVITRIPALGLKALLNSDALAIQIPNILGIQDLTYVLKWAYLPGTIPFILVALITHFVHGMNKEQVKNAWINTFKQITGAAIALFAGVALVQLMLNSGVNEGSLPSMMTAMAEAAASIAGQAFPFFSPFIGVLGAFMSGSNTVSNILFSSFQFETATILGMPQVLLVALQNIGGAVGNMICVNNIVAVCATVGTIGAEGKLIRRNAIPCFIYGIAVATFVAILIYSGYNPMPL from the coding sequence ATGTTTGCTTTTATGGCCTTTTTACCTATTTTGGTTACCATTATATTAATGGTAGGTTTTAACTGGGCAGCAAAAAAAGCATTACCTTTAGCTTGGCTTTTAGCTGCTATAATTGCTTTAACAATGTGGAAAATGAATCTTATAAGTGTACTAGGTTATTCAATTTTTGGTCTTTTTAAAGCACTAGACGTCTTGATTATTATTTTTGGTGCAATTTTAATATTAAATACTTTAAAACAATCAGGAGCAATGGCAACGATTAATAATGGATTTAATGGAATCACTAAAGACCGCCGTATTCAGGCTGTTATTATTGGTTGGATGTTTGGTGCATTCATTGAAGGAGCTGCTGGTTTTGGTACACCTGCAGCATTAGCAGGTCCATTATTAGTAGGACTTGGATTTCCTCCTTTAGCAGCTGCTATGGTAGCTTTAATATTTAATAGTACCCCTGTAACTTTTGGTGCAGTTGGAACACCAGTATATGGCTCTATGGGTACTATTGGAGCAACTTTAGAAGGTATGGGAGCGAGTCCAGAAACATTTAAAATGGTTTTATCTATGTGGTCTGCAATTCCTCATGGTATTGTTGGTACCTTTATTCCACTTTTAGGTTTATGTTTGTTAACGAAGTTTTTTGGTAAAGAACGTTCTATTAAACCTGCTTTAGAAGCAGCACCTTTTGCAATCTTTGCAGGACTAGCTTTTGTAATTCCATATATAATAACGGCTGCTTTATTAGGACCAGAATTTCCTTCTTTAGTAGGTGCAATAATTGGACTACCTATAGTTTTATTTGCAGCTCAAAGTGGTTTTTTAGTTCCTAAAAAAACTTGGGACTTCCCAGACAAATCAGAGTGGGAAGAGGATTGGAAGTCGGTTATTGACACAGGTGATATTGGTGAATCAAAAATGTCATTGTTCAAAGCTTGGATTCCATATGTGTTAATTGCTTTAATACTAGTAATTACACGAATACCAGCATTAGGACTAAAAGCATTATTAAATAGTGATGCTTTAGCTATCCAAATACCAAATATTTTAGGTATACAAGATCTAACATATGTTTTAAAATGGGCTTACCTGCCTGGAACTATTCCGTTTATTTTAGTGGCATTAATTACTCATTTTGTTCATGGTATGAATAAAGAACAAGTTAAAAATGCATGGATTAATACATTTAAGCAAATAACAGGTGCAGCAATTGCTTTATTTGCTGGCGTTGCGTTAGTACAATTAATGTTAAATTCAGGAGTCAATGAAGGAAGTTTACCAAGTATGATGACTGCAATGGCTGAAGCAGCTGCTTCTATTGCTGGACAGGCATTTCCATTTTTCTCTCCATTTATTGGAGTACTCGGCGCATTTATGTCTGGTTCTAATACAGTTTCTAATATTTTGTTTTCATCATTCCAATTTGAGACTGCAACTATTTTAGGTATGCCTCAAGTGTTATTAGTAGCTTTACAAAATATTGGTGGAGCAGTAGGTAATATGATTTGTGTAAATAATATAGTAGCTGTATGTGCTACAGTAGGTACAATTGGAGCAGAGGGTAAATTAATTAGACGAAATGCTATACCTTGCTTTATTTATGGGATAGCAGTGGCAACTTTTGTTGCGATCTTAATTTATTCAGGCTATAATCCAATGCCATTATAG
- a CDS encoding lysophospholipid acyltransferase family protein, giving the protein MFYNFVKYILRFMLLFLVKLDFVNKEKIPQQGQIVFASNHVSLWDPVILGVYLTRKVHFIAKEELFKIFFLGFIMKRIGAIPIKRGQADRNAIRQSIKYLNNGEALCIFPEGTRSLNKNIGDFLPGTSLIAVKGNAPIIPVALIGTSDILKKGFKTKIRIVIGDPIEVNEYHNQKVPSSQIELLTKRLEDEVKSLFNE; this is encoded by the coding sequence ATGTTTTATAATTTTGTAAAATATATATTAAGATTTATGCTATTATTTCTTGTTAAGCTAGATTTTGTAAATAAAGAAAAAATACCACAGCAGGGTCAAATTGTTTTTGCTTCTAATCATGTTAGTTTATGGGACCCAGTGATACTAGGAGTTTATTTAACTAGAAAAGTACATTTTATAGCAAAAGAAGAATTATTTAAAATATTTTTTTTAGGATTTATAATGAAAAGAATAGGTGCAATCCCTATAAAAAGAGGGCAAGCTGACCGTAATGCTATAAGGCAATCTATTAAATATTTGAATAATGGTGAAGCTCTTTGTATTTTTCCTGAAGGCACAAGGAGTTTAAATAAAAATATAGGAGATTTTTTACCAGGAACTTCACTAATAGCAGTTAAAGGTAATGCCCCTATTATCCCTGTTGCCTTGATAGGTACAAGTGATATACTAAAAAAGGGATTTAAAACTAAAATAAGAATTGTGATTGGTGATCCAATCGAAGTAAATGAATATCATAATCAAAAAGTACCAAGTTCTCAAATTGAACTATTAACTAAAAGATTAGAAGATGAAGTTAAAAGCTTATTTAATGAATAA
- the ytfJ gene encoding GerW family sporulation protein — protein MSEKHPIEALMTTAMESIREMVDVNTVVGEAVEAKDGTVIIPVSKVACGFGAGGGEFSNATGEEGSKDAKDLPFGGGSGGGVSVRPVGFLVVSPGDIRFLSVDGNAVAERLIDKVPMVIDKIQSAFAQSTENKDKKASPTVDGEFAGS, from the coding sequence ATGAGTGAAAAGCATCCTATTGAAGCACTTATGACAACAGCAATGGAAAGTATTAGAGAAATGGTTGATGTAAATACAGTAGTGGGTGAAGCAGTAGAGGCAAAGGATGGAACTGTAATTATACCAGTTTCCAAGGTTGCTTGTGGATTTGGAGCTGGTGGTGGTGAATTTTCTAATGCCACAGGAGAAGAAGGTTCAAAAGATGCCAAGGATTTACCTTTTGGTGGGGGATCTGGTGGTGGAGTATCTGTACGACCAGTTGGATTTTTAGTAGTATCACCTGGAGATATAAGATTTTTGTCAGTTGATGGAAATGCAGTTGCAGAAAGATTAATAGATAAAGTTCCAATGGTAATAGATAAGATACAAAGTGCTTTTGCACAAAGTACTGAAAATAAAGATAAAAAGGCAAGTCCTACCGTTGATGGTGAATTTGCTGGAAGTTAA
- a CDS encoding HutP family protein, with protein MIYGSKRIAAVAIKMALTETREEEQNEKKLFSEQGIKTVAVDCGGEYLATVKKIVERSVVAAKREGVIREIHSEEGAVAGATREALSQIMPKAIGLNVGGKLGIARQNDHISVAVFLGIGLLHLDEVSIGLAHRTIA; from the coding sequence ATGATCTATGGCAGTAAAAGAATAGCAGCTGTAGCTATAAAAATGGCTTTAACTGAAACACGTGAAGAAGAGCAAAATGAAAAGAAACTTTTTAGTGAACAAGGAATAAAAACTGTTGCCGTAGATTGTGGTGGAGAGTATTTAGCAACAGTAAAAAAAATTGTTGAAAGATCTGTTGTTGCAGCCAAAAGGGAAGGTGTTATTAGAGAAATACACTCTGAAGAAGGTGCTGTAGCTGGTGCTACTAGAGAAGCATTATCCCAAATAATGCCCAAAGCAATTGGTTTAAATGTAGGCGGTAAACTTGGGATCGCTAGACAAAATGATCACATAAGTGTGGCAGTTTTTTTAGGTATTGGATTATTGCATTTAGACGAGGTATCTATTGGTCTAGCTCATAGAACTATTGCATGA
- a CDS encoding DUF2953 domain-containing protein gives MDAKRIPFKNWKLIIDRINKYLPIISRITKNSLKLTAKISKPMKCEKLILHTQVGFIDPFYTSMIVGFLWSTKGIFVSELTKYITYKPKVSSIKVQPFFNIEKLSLNYEGIFVFPLGHIIIVTYQLVRFYLVNKTLIKEVSK, from the coding sequence ATGGATGCAAAACGTATTCCCTTTAAAAACTGGAAATTAATTATTGATAGGATTAACAAATACTTACCTATAATATCAAGAATAACTAAAAACTCTCTAAAATTAACCGCAAAAATTTCAAAACCTATGAAATGCGAAAAATTAATTTTACATACACAAGTTGGATTTATAGACCCTTTTTATACAAGTATGATTGTAGGTTTTTTATGGAGCACAAAAGGTATATTTGTAAGTGAATTAACAAAGTATATTACATATAAACCCAAGGTTTCTAGCATAAAGGTTCAACCTTTTTTTAATATAGAAAAACTAAGTTTAAATTATGAAGGTATATTTGTATTTCCTTTAGGTCATATTATTATTGTTACATATCAACTAGTACGCTTTTATTTGGTTAATAAAACATTAATAAAGGAGGTCTCAAAATGA
- a CDS encoding FAD-binding oxidoreductase: protein MITKEILNKLVKILGKNSVLTSDVDLVSYSYDATADMPIQKPDVVVIPDSKEQIIEIVKLADQNNIPIYTRGSGTNLCGDTIPVKGGIVLSTLKLNKIVKIDAENLTATVEPGLVIQRLNEAIEPYGLIYPPDPGTVNTATMGGSVSECSGGLRGLKYGVTKDYIMGLEIVMPNGDLIKTGGQTVKNVTGYDLTKLFTGAEGTLGIITKIIVKLIPAPEFRRGMLAVFDDIDKAGDTIADIIKNKVIPATMEIMDNVTIRTVENYSKVGLPVDAEAVLLLEVDGIKEVVLKEAEIVETICKKNGAIDFTIAKTDEEREKVWAARRAALPALAQVKPTTVLEDATVPRSEIPKMLKALKEIAKKYDLQIGTFGHAGDGNLHPTILTDASDKEEMKRVHLAVDEIFKVAISLGGTLSGEHGIGLAKAKYMEWEYGKEGVEVMRKIKKALDPNGILNPGKFV, encoded by the coding sequence ATGATTACTAAAGAAATTTTAAATAAATTAGTAAAAATTTTGGGTAAAAACAGTGTATTAACTTCGGATGTAGATTTAGTTTCTTATTCTTATGATGCAACTGCTGATATGCCAATTCAAAAACCCGATGTTGTTGTTATTCCTGATAGTAAAGAACAAATAATAGAAATAGTAAAGTTAGCTGATCAGAATAATATACCTATCTATACAAGGGGATCAGGGACAAATCTTTGTGGTGATACAATTCCAGTAAAAGGTGGTATTGTTTTATCAACTTTAAAGCTTAATAAAATAGTAAAAATTGATGCAGAGAATTTAACTGCTACAGTAGAGCCAGGGTTAGTTATACAAAGGTTAAATGAAGCCATCGAACCATATGGTTTAATCTATCCGCCAGATCCTGGGACTGTTAATACAGCTACAATGGGCGGATCAGTAAGTGAGTGTTCCGGTGGTCTTAGAGGACTTAAATATGGAGTAACTAAGGACTATATAATGGGCTTAGAAATAGTAATGCCTAATGGGGATTTAATAAAAACGGGTGGACAGACAGTTAAAAATGTTACGGGATATGATTTAACTAAACTATTTACAGGAGCTGAAGGAACATTAGGAATTATCACTAAAATAATAGTTAAACTAATACCAGCACCTGAATTTAGAAGAGGAATGTTAGCTGTATTTGATGATATTGATAAAGCCGGAGATACTATTGCAGATATTATAAAAAATAAAGTTATTCCTGCTACAATGGAAATAATGGATAATGTAACTATTAGAACGGTAGAAAATTACTCAAAAGTAGGTTTACCTGTTGATGCTGAGGCAGTTTTACTTTTAGAAGTAGATGGTATTAAAGAGGTAGTTTTAAAAGAGGCTGAAATTGTAGAGACAATTTGTAAGAAAAATGGAGCTATTGATTTTACTATAGCAAAAACTGATGAAGAACGTGAAAAAGTTTGGGCGGCAAGACGTGCTGCTTTACCAGCTCTAGCTCAAGTAAAGCCAACAACTGTTTTAGAAGATGCAACAGTTCCAAGAAGTGAAATTCCTAAAATGTTAAAAGCACTAAAAGAAATAGCTAAGAAATATGATTTGCAAATTGGTACTTTTGGACATGCAGGAGATGGTAATTTGCATCCAACAATTTTAACTGACGCATCTGATAAAGAAGAAATGAAAAGAGTTCATCTGGCTGTAGATGAAATTTTCAAAGTTGCTATTAGTTTAGGTGGAACCTTAAGTGGTGAACATGGAATTGGTCTTGCAAAGGCTAAATATATGGAATGGGAGTATGGTAAAGAGGGTGTAGAAGTAATGCGCAAAATAAAAAAGGCATTAGACCCTAACGGCATTCTTAACCCAGGAAAATTTGTATAG
- a CDS encoding pseudouridine synthase yields MERLQKVLADRGIASRRKCEEYIKGGLVKVNGEVITKLGTKVDPDKDIILFNNNTISKTNNKIYIMLNKPEGYVTTVKDEQNRPTVLDLTKDIKDRIFPIGRLDYETEGLLLLTNDGKLAYKLTHPKHKVYKVYEVLVKGIPQNSDLDKLRTGIILQDGITAPAMIKTIKTNDNKALLEIKIREGKNRQVRRMFSAINHPVLHLKRIKQGNLLLGNLQKGKYRHLKEQEINDLKSIDQY; encoded by the coding sequence TTGGAAAGGTTACAAAAAGTTTTAGCTGATAGAGGAATAGCATCTAGAAGAAAGTGTGAAGAATATATTAAAGGCGGGTTAGTAAAGGTAAATGGAGAAGTAATTACAAAACTAGGAACAAAGGTTGATCCAGATAAAGATATAATATTATTTAATAATAATACTATCAGTAAAACTAACAATAAAATATATATTATGCTAAATAAACCAGAAGGGTATGTTACCACAGTAAAAGATGAACAAAACAGACCCACTGTTTTGGATCTTACGAAGGATATTAAAGATCGCATTTTTCCTATAGGACGTCTAGATTATGAAACAGAAGGTTTGTTACTTTTAACTAATGATGGCAAACTAGCCTATAAATTAACTCATCCTAAGCATAAGGTATATAAAGTATACGAAGTCTTAGTTAAAGGTATACCTCAAAATTCTGACTTAGACAAATTAAGAACTGGAATAATACTACAAGATGGTATTACGGCTCCTGCAATGATAAAAACTATTAAAACTAATGATAATAAAGCTTTACTAGAAATTAAAATTAGAGAAGGAAAAAATAGGCAGGTTAGAAGAATGTTTTCAGCAATAAATCATCCAGTTTTACACTTAAAAAGAATAAAGCAAGGAAATTTATTGCTAGGGAATTTGCAAAAAGGAAAGTATAGACATTTGAAAGAACAAGAAATCAATGATTTAAAAAGTATAGATCAATATTAA